In Corylus avellana chromosome ca2, CavTom2PMs-1.0, the following proteins share a genomic window:
- the LOC132170211 gene encoding receptor-like protein kinase HSL1 yields the protein MFLLHSNTILEYSHSRVSLSLPHIFTPNLFVKPTSSPHPTTTTTTMLFLFLLFLLSVPPATLSLNQEGLYLQSLKHSLDDPNAVLSAWNERDDTPCKWPGVTCDAGSNSVSSLDLSNTNLAGPFPSLLCRLPNLTSISFFNNSINSTIPSDLSTCSNLQHLDLAQNLLTGALPRTLADLPNLVYLDLTGNNFSGAIPDTFGRFQKLEVLSLVYNLLDGTIPAFLGNISTLKMLNLSYNPFFPGGIPPELGNLTNLEVLWLTDCNLVGEIPDSLGRLKKLKDLDLAVNELHGSIPRSLTGLTSVVQIELYNNSLSGGFPPGMSNLTALRLIDASMNDLTGPIPDELCRLPLESLNLYENRFEGSLPESIADSPGLYELRLFRNQLSGELPRNLGRHSPLKWLDISNNQFSGELPASLCEKGALEELLVIYNQFSGPIPESLGECQSMNRVRVGYNRFSGEVPAGFWGLPHVYLLELIDNSFSGQIAKTIAGASNLSLLIVSRNNFSGPIPEEIGWLENLVGFLGNDNNLSGSLPESIVNLEQLGNLDLHNNQLSGELPSGIKSWKKLNELNLANNEFSGKIPEVIGSLSVLNYLDLSNNRFSGKIPTGLQNLKLNQLNLSYNHLSGELPPMFAKQMYENSFLGNPGLCGDLEGLCDGKGEAKNKGYIWLLRTIFVLAALVFIVGMVWFYMKYRSFKQAKRAIDKSKWTLMSFHKLGFSEHEILDCLDEDNLIGSGSSGKVYKVVLTNGEVVAVKRLWGGVKKECESGDVEKGQARDNVFDAEVDTLGKIRHKNIVKLWCCCTTRDCKLLVYEYMPNGSLGDLLHSSKSGLLDWPTRYKIALDAAEGLSYLHHDCVPAIVHRDVKSNNILLDGEFGARVSDFGLAKVIDSTGKGPKSMSVIAGSCGYIAPEYAYTLRVNEKSDIYSFGVVILELVTGRLPVDPEFGEKDLVKWVCTTLDQKGVDHVIDAKLDSCYKEEICKLLNIGLLCTSPLPINRPAMRRVVKLLQEVRPETQSKTAKKDGKLSPYYYEDASDHGSVA from the exons ATGTTTCTCCTACACTCCAACACCATACTCGAATACTCTCATTCTcgtgtctctctgtctcttccACATATATTCACTCCAAACCTCTTCGTAAAACCCACTTCCTCACCAcacccaacaacaacaacaacaacgatgctcttcctcttcctcctcttcctcctctctGTTCCGCCCGCCACCCTCTCTCTCAACCAGGAGGGCCTCTACCTCCAAAGCCTCAAGCACTCCCTCGACGACCCTAACGCCGTGCTCTCCGCCTGGAATGAGCGCGATGACACGCCCTGCAAATGGCCTGGCGTCACCTGCGACGCTGGCTCCAACTCCGTCTCTTCCCTCGACCTCTCCAACACCAACCTTGCCGGCCCTTTCCCTTCCCTCCTCTGCCGCCTCCCCAACCTCACTTCCATTTCCTTTTTCAACAACTCCATTAACTCCACCATCCCTTCGGACCTCTCCACGTGTAGCAATCTCCAGCACCTCGACCTCGCCCAGAACCTCCTCACCGGTGCGCTCCCCCGCACCCTAGCCGACCTCCCCAATCTCGTCTACCTAGACTTGACGGGCAACAATTTCTCCGGAGCTATCCCTGATACATTTGGCCGGTTTCAGAAACTTGAGGTTCTCTCACTGGTTTACAATCTCTTGGACGGGACAATTCCGGCATTTCTAGGAAACATTTCCACCCTCAAGATGCTTAACCTGTCTTACAATCCGTTTTTTCCGGGTGGGATTCCGCCGGAGCTCGGAAACTTGACGAATCTCGAGGTGCTGTGGCTCACAGACTGTAACTTGGTGGGGGAGATTCCTGACTCGCTGGGTCGGCTTAAGAAGCTCAAGGATTTGGACCTGGCGGTGAACGAGTTGCACGGTTCGATTCCGAGGTCGCTCACCGGGTTGACCAGCGTCGTCCAGATTGAGCTCTACAACAACTCTTTGTCCGGCGGTTTTCCTCCGGGAATGTCCAATTTGACGGCATTGCGACTGATCGACGCGTCGATGAACGACCTGACCGGGCCGATTCCGGACGAGTTGTGTCGGTTGCCACTCGAAAGCCTCAACCTTTACGAGAACCGGTTCGAGGGAAGCTTGCCTGAGAGTATTGCCGACTCGCCGGGGTTATATGAGCTCAGACTGTTCCGGAACCAACTCAGCGGCGAGTTACCCAGAAATCTCGGCAGACACTCGCCTCTGAAATGGCTCGACATTTCGAACAACCAATTTTCCGGTGAGCTGCCAGCTAGTTTGTGTGAAAAGGGAGCGCTGGAAGAGCTTCTGGTTATATACAACCAGTTTTCGGGTCCAATCCCGGAGAGTCTTGGTGAGTGCCAGAGTATGAACCGGGTCAGAGTGGGTTACAACCGGTTTTCCGGCGAAGTTCCGGCTGGCTTCTGGGGCCTCCCACATGTGTATTTGCTTGAACTCATTGATAACTCGTTTTCGGGTCAAATCGCGAAGACAATTGCCGGAGCATCAAATCTGTCGCTTTTAATCGTGTCAAGGAACAATTTTTCGGGTCCGATACCGGAAGAGATCGGGTGGTTGGAAAATCTGGTTGGGTTTTTGGGCAACGATAACAATCTCAGTGGGTCATTACCAGAGAGTATAGTGAACCTCGAGCAGCTTGGGAATCTCGATCTTCACAATAATCAGCTTTCTGGCGAGCTTCCAAGCGGGATTAAATCTTGGAAGAAGCTCAACGAGCTGAATCTAGCGAATAACGAGTTTTCAGGGAAGATACCGGAGGTGATTGGGAGCTTGTCTGTTCTCAATTACCTTGACCTTTCCAATAATCGATTTTCCGGGAAAATCCCCACTGGGTTGCAAAATTTGAAGCTCAATCAGCTCAATTTGTCGTACAATCACCTATCGGGTGAGCTCCCACCGATGTTTGCCAAGCAAATGTACGAGAATAGCTTTCTGGGTAATCCTGGTTTGTGCGGGGATTTAGAGGGTTTGTGTGATGGGAAAGGTGAAGCTAAGAACAAGGGTTACATTTGGTTGCTCCGTACAATTTTTGTACTTGCCGCCCTAGTGTTTATTGTCGGAATGGTTTGGTTCTACATGAAGTACAGGAGCTTCAAGCAAGCGAAGAGAGCAATTGACAAGTCAAAATGGACTTTGATGTCGTTTCATAAACTGGGTTTTAGCGAACATGAGATCTTGGATTGCCTTGACGAAGATAATTTGATTGGCAGCGGATCTTCCGGGAAGGTTTACAAGGTTGTGCTAACCAATGGCGAGGTTGTTGCGGTGAAGAGGCTTTGGGGAGGAGTGAAGAAAGAGTGCGAGAGTGGCGATGTTGAGAAAGGTCAGGCTCGAGACAATGTGTTTGATGCAGAAGTTGATACTTTGGGAAAGATTAGGCACAAAAACATCGTCAAGCTATGGTGCTGCTGCACCACCAGGGACTGCAAGCTTTTGGTTTATGAGTACATGCCAAATGGTAGTCTGGGTGATTTGCTGCACAGCAGTAAATCTGGGTTGTTGGATTGGCCAACAAGGTATAAGATTGCTTTGGATGCAGCAGAGGGGCTTTCTTATCTGCATCACGATTGCGTCCCTGCAATTGTTCATAGAGATGTTAAATCCAACAATATTTTGTTGGATGGTGAGTTTGGAGCACGGGTGTCGGATTTCGGTCTTGCTAAGGTTATCGATTCAACCGGAAAGGGACCCAAGTCCATGTCGGTTATCGCCGGGTCCTGTGGGTATATTGCACCAG AATATGCGTACACGCTTAGAGTGAACGAGAAGAGCGACATCTACAGTTTTGGAGTGGTTATTCTTGAGTTGGTCACCGGTAGACTGCCGGTTGACCCGGAGTTTGGGGAGAAGGATTTGGTGAAGTGGGTCTGCACCACCTTGGATCAGAAAGGTGTGGACCATGTGATTGACGCCAAGCTTGATTCATGTTACAAGGAAGAAATCTGCAAGCTCCTCAACATTGGCCTTCTCTGCACAAGTCCTCTCCCAATCAATCGCCCTGCCATGAGACGGGTGGTGAAATTGCTGCAAGAAGTCAGGCCGGAGACCCAGTCCAAGACGGCCAAGAAAGACGGCAAGTTGTCCCCTTACTACTACGAAGATGCCTCAGATCATGGAAGTGTAGCTTAA